From one Lotus japonicus ecotype B-129 chromosome 3, LjGifu_v1.2 genomic stretch:
- the LOC130749077 gene encoding protein LIGHT-DEPENDENT SHORT HYPOCOTYLS 10-like: protein MSTKGKDMAEGSSRSSASGAGADADARVRAVDDDQQQQKQLPLSRYESQKKRDWNTFGQYLRNQRPPVALSQCNSNHVLEFLRYLDQFGKTKVHSQGCLFFGQTEPPGPCTCPLKQAWGSLDALIGRLRAAYEENGGLPETNPFASGSIRVHLHEVRDFQAKARGIPYKKKKKKRNVINHNGDSSSNLPMPP from the coding sequence ATGTCCACCAAAGGGAAAGACATGGCAGAAGGATCATCTAGATCCTCTGCTTCCGGTGCGGGTGCTGATGCTGATGCTCGTGTTCGTgctgttgatgatgatcaacaacaacaaaaacagtTGCCACTAAGCAGATATGAGTCTCAGAAGAAGAGAGACTGGAACACTTTTGGACAGTACTTGAGGAATCAAAGGCCACCTGTGGCACTTTCACAGTGCAATTCAAATCATGTGCTTGAATTTCTAAGGTACTTGGATCAGTTTGGGAAAACCAAAGTGCACTCACAAGGGTGTCTCTTCTTTGGACAAACGGAGCCACCTGGACCCTGCACCTGCCCTCTCAAACAAGCGTGGGGAAGCCTCGACGCGCTCATCGGAAGGTTACGAGCTGCCTACGAAGAAAACGGAGGTTTGCCGGAGACTAATCCCTTCGCCAGCGGTTCCATTAGAGTCCATCTACATGAGGTGAGGGACTTCCAAGCCAAAGCTAGAGGAATCCCttataagaagaaaaagaagaagaggaatgTTATCAATCACAATGGAGACTCCTCATCAAACTTACCTATGCCGCCGTGA
- the LOC130748887 gene encoding uncharacterized protein LOC130748887 isoform X4 — translation MKPTETEDNANGEKVVSLKTDDDPVVTADHAESYHQNSSMKEGDTPDEKVLVLSSENGGEIVEVSHESPVSDAKWVCKSPSGCVSSTDSGWPSFVTKSSSQPYSLSEEEQAKVAALNLQHKALEACQKFLGGWACSDSEDDGNEDEDEDFDSEECEEYKFFERVFAEDVELRKYYENHHKDGDFYCLVCGGVGKKVWKRFKDSAALIQHSTAVLRTKRMRAHRAYAHVICKVVGWDIDQVPAIVLKDLDSSLAASRKLLAEPQKPAVSGIDDKCASRESPVSDAEWVCQSPSGCSGWPVTKSSSQPYSLSAEEQAKVAALNLQHRALEACQKFLGGYAGSDSDEDDNEDEDEDEDKDYDSEECEEYKFFERVFAEDVELRKYYENHHKDGDFYCLVCGGVGKKVWKRFKDSAALIQHSTAVLRTKRMRAHRAYAHVICKVVGWDIDQLPAIVLKDLDSSLAASKKLLAEPQKPAVSVIDDSCGVPDENPADH, via the exons ATGAAGCCAACCGAGACAGAG GACAATGCTAATGGTGAAAAAGTTGTTTCCCTTAAAACCGATGATGACCCAGTTGTAACTGCAGATCATGCTGAAAGCTATCATCAGAAT AGTTCTATGAAGGAAGGTGATACTCCAGATGAGAAAGTGTTGGTCCTGAGTtcagaaaatggaggagaaataGTTGAG GTATCTCATGAATCCCCGGTTTCTGATGCTAAATGGGTTTGCAAAAGCCCCAGTGGTTGTGTCTCGTCTACAGATTCAGGATGGCCTTCCTTCGTAACTAAATCCTCTTCTCAGCCTTATTCTCTTTCAGAAGAAGAGCAAGCAAAGGTTGCGGCTCTGAATTTGCAGCATAAAGCATTAGAAGCTTGCCAAAAGTTTCTAGGCGGATGGGCTTGTTCTGACAGTGAAGATGATGGcaatgaggatgaggatgaggatttTGATTCGGAAGAATGTGAGGAGTATAAGTTCTTTGAAAGAGTGTTTGCGGAAGATGTTGAGTTAAGGAAATATTACGAGAACCATCATAAAGATGGGGATTTTTATTGTttggtttgtggtggtgttgggAAGAAGGTGTGGAAGAGGTTTAAGGATTCTGCTGCGCTAATTCAACATTCCACTGCTGTACTAAGAACAAAAAGGATGCGTGCTCACAGGGCTTATGCACATGTCATCTGTAAAGTTGTTGGTTGGGACATTGATCAGGTGCCAGCTATTGTGTTGAAGGACTTGGATTCCTCCTTGGCTGCTTCAAGGAAGCTATTG GCTGAACCCCAGAAACCTGCTGTGAGTGGTATTGATGACAAATGT GCATCTCGTGAATCTCCGGTTTCTGATGCTGAATGGGTTTGCCAAAGCCCCAGTGGTTGTTCAGGGTGGCCTGTCACTAAATCCTCTTCTCAGCCTTATTCTCTTTCAGCAGAAGAGCAAGCGAAGGTTGCAGCTCTGAATTTGCAGCATAGAGCATTAGAAGCTTGCCAAAAGTTCCTCGGCGGGTATGCTGGTTCTGACAGTGATGAAGATGAcaatgaggatgaggatgaggatgaggataaGGATTATGATTCTGAAGAATGTGAGGAGTATAAGTTCTTTGAAAGAGTGTTTGCGGAAGATGTTGAGTTAAGGAAATATTACGAGAACCATCATAAAGATGGGGATTTTTATTGTttggtttgtggtggtgttgggAAGAAGGTGTGGAAGAGGTTTAAGGATTCTGCTGCGCTAATTCAACATTCCACTGCTGTACTAAGAACAAAAAGGATGCGTGCTCACAGGGCTTATGCACATGTCATCTGTAAAGTTGTTGGTTGGGACATTGATCAGTTGCCAGCTATTGTGTTGAAGGACTTGGATTCCTCCTTGGCAGCTTCAAAGAAGCTATTG GCTGAACCCCAGAAACCTGCTGTGAGTGTTATTGATGATTCATGT GGTGTACCTGATGAAAATCCTGCTGATCATTAG
- the LOC130748887 gene encoding uncharacterized protein LOC130748887 isoform X3, with the protein MKPTETEDNANGEKVVSLKTDDDPVVTADHAESYHQNLQSSMKEGDTPDEKVLVLSSENGGEIVEVSHESPVSDAKWVCKSPSGCVSSTDSGWPSFVTKSSSQPYSLSEEEQAKVAALNLQHKALEACQKFLGGWACSDSEDDGNEDEDEDFDSEECEEYKFFERVFAEDVELRKYYENHHKDGDFYCLVCGGVGKKVWKRFKDSAALIQHSTAVLRTKRMRAHRAYAHVICKVVGWDIDQVPAIVLKDLDSSLAASRKLLAEPQKPAVSGIDDKCASRESPVSDAEWVCQSPSGCSGWPVTKSSSQPYSLSAEEQAKVAALNLQHRALEACQKFLGGYAGSDSDEDDNEDEDEDEDKDYDSEECEEYKFFERVFAEDVELRKYYENHHKDGDFYCLVCGGVGKKVWKRFKDSAALIQHSTAVLRTKRMRAHRAYAHVICKVVGWDIDQLPAIVLKDLDSSLAASKKLLAEPQKPAVSVIDDSCGVPDENPADH; encoded by the exons ATGAAGCCAACCGAGACAGAG GACAATGCTAATGGTGAAAAAGTTGTTTCCCTTAAAACCGATGATGACCCAGTTGTAACTGCAGATCATGCTGAAAGCTATCATCAGAAT CTGCAGAGTTCTATGAAGGAAGGTGATACTCCAGATGAGAAAGTGTTGGTCCTGAGTtcagaaaatggaggagaaataGTTGAG GTATCTCATGAATCCCCGGTTTCTGATGCTAAATGGGTTTGCAAAAGCCCCAGTGGTTGTGTCTCGTCTACAGATTCAGGATGGCCTTCCTTCGTAACTAAATCCTCTTCTCAGCCTTATTCTCTTTCAGAAGAAGAGCAAGCAAAGGTTGCGGCTCTGAATTTGCAGCATAAAGCATTAGAAGCTTGCCAAAAGTTTCTAGGCGGATGGGCTTGTTCTGACAGTGAAGATGATGGcaatgaggatgaggatgaggatttTGATTCGGAAGAATGTGAGGAGTATAAGTTCTTTGAAAGAGTGTTTGCGGAAGATGTTGAGTTAAGGAAATATTACGAGAACCATCATAAAGATGGGGATTTTTATTGTttggtttgtggtggtgttgggAAGAAGGTGTGGAAGAGGTTTAAGGATTCTGCTGCGCTAATTCAACATTCCACTGCTGTACTAAGAACAAAAAGGATGCGTGCTCACAGGGCTTATGCACATGTCATCTGTAAAGTTGTTGGTTGGGACATTGATCAGGTGCCAGCTATTGTGTTGAAGGACTTGGATTCCTCCTTGGCTGCTTCAAGGAAGCTATTG GCTGAACCCCAGAAACCTGCTGTGAGTGGTATTGATGACAAATGT GCATCTCGTGAATCTCCGGTTTCTGATGCTGAATGGGTTTGCCAAAGCCCCAGTGGTTGTTCAGGGTGGCCTGTCACTAAATCCTCTTCTCAGCCTTATTCTCTTTCAGCAGAAGAGCAAGCGAAGGTTGCAGCTCTGAATTTGCAGCATAGAGCATTAGAAGCTTGCCAAAAGTTCCTCGGCGGGTATGCTGGTTCTGACAGTGATGAAGATGAcaatgaggatgaggatgaggatgaggataaGGATTATGATTCTGAAGAATGTGAGGAGTATAAGTTCTTTGAAAGAGTGTTTGCGGAAGATGTTGAGTTAAGGAAATATTACGAGAACCATCATAAAGATGGGGATTTTTATTGTttggtttgtggtggtgttgggAAGAAGGTGTGGAAGAGGTTTAAGGATTCTGCTGCGCTAATTCAACATTCCACTGCTGTACTAAGAACAAAAAGGATGCGTGCTCACAGGGCTTATGCACATGTCATCTGTAAAGTTGTTGGTTGGGACATTGATCAGTTGCCAGCTATTGTGTTGAAGGACTTGGATTCCTCCTTGGCAGCTTCAAAGAAGCTATTG GCTGAACCCCAGAAACCTGCTGTGAGTGTTATTGATGATTCATGT GGTGTACCTGATGAAAATCCTGCTGATCATTAG
- the LOC130748887 gene encoding uncharacterized protein LOC130748887 isoform X2 — MKPTETEDNANGEKVVSLKTDDDPVVTADHAESYHQNVSESSMKEGDTPDEKVLVLSSENGGEIVEVSHESPVSDAKWVCKSPSGCVSSTDSGWPSFVTKSSSQPYSLSEEEQAKVAALNLQHKALEACQKFLGGWACSDSEDDGNEDEDEDFDSEECEEYKFFERVFAEDVELRKYYENHHKDGDFYCLVCGGVGKKVWKRFKDSAALIQHSTAVLRTKRMRAHRAYAHVICKVVGWDIDQVPAIVLKDLDSSLAASRKLLAEPQKPAVSGIDDKCASRESPVSDAEWVCQSPSGCSGWPVTKSSSQPYSLSAEEQAKVAALNLQHRALEACQKFLGGYAGSDSDEDDNEDEDEDEDKDYDSEECEEYKFFERVFAEDVELRKYYENHHKDGDFYCLVCGGVGKKVWKRFKDSAALIQHSTAVLRTKRMRAHRAYAHVICKVVGWDIDQLPAIVLKDLDSSLAASKKLLAEPQKPAVSVIDDSCGVPDENPADH, encoded by the exons ATGAAGCCAACCGAGACAGAG GACAATGCTAATGGTGAAAAAGTTGTTTCCCTTAAAACCGATGATGACCCAGTTGTAACTGCAGATCATGCTGAAAGCTATCATCAGAATGTTAGTGAG AGTTCTATGAAGGAAGGTGATACTCCAGATGAGAAAGTGTTGGTCCTGAGTtcagaaaatggaggagaaataGTTGAG GTATCTCATGAATCCCCGGTTTCTGATGCTAAATGGGTTTGCAAAAGCCCCAGTGGTTGTGTCTCGTCTACAGATTCAGGATGGCCTTCCTTCGTAACTAAATCCTCTTCTCAGCCTTATTCTCTTTCAGAAGAAGAGCAAGCAAAGGTTGCGGCTCTGAATTTGCAGCATAAAGCATTAGAAGCTTGCCAAAAGTTTCTAGGCGGATGGGCTTGTTCTGACAGTGAAGATGATGGcaatgaggatgaggatgaggatttTGATTCGGAAGAATGTGAGGAGTATAAGTTCTTTGAAAGAGTGTTTGCGGAAGATGTTGAGTTAAGGAAATATTACGAGAACCATCATAAAGATGGGGATTTTTATTGTttggtttgtggtggtgttgggAAGAAGGTGTGGAAGAGGTTTAAGGATTCTGCTGCGCTAATTCAACATTCCACTGCTGTACTAAGAACAAAAAGGATGCGTGCTCACAGGGCTTATGCACATGTCATCTGTAAAGTTGTTGGTTGGGACATTGATCAGGTGCCAGCTATTGTGTTGAAGGACTTGGATTCCTCCTTGGCTGCTTCAAGGAAGCTATTG GCTGAACCCCAGAAACCTGCTGTGAGTGGTATTGATGACAAATGT GCATCTCGTGAATCTCCGGTTTCTGATGCTGAATGGGTTTGCCAAAGCCCCAGTGGTTGTTCAGGGTGGCCTGTCACTAAATCCTCTTCTCAGCCTTATTCTCTTTCAGCAGAAGAGCAAGCGAAGGTTGCAGCTCTGAATTTGCAGCATAGAGCATTAGAAGCTTGCCAAAAGTTCCTCGGCGGGTATGCTGGTTCTGACAGTGATGAAGATGAcaatgaggatgaggatgaggatgaggataaGGATTATGATTCTGAAGAATGTGAGGAGTATAAGTTCTTTGAAAGAGTGTTTGCGGAAGATGTTGAGTTAAGGAAATATTACGAGAACCATCATAAAGATGGGGATTTTTATTGTttggtttgtggtggtgttgggAAGAAGGTGTGGAAGAGGTTTAAGGATTCTGCTGCGCTAATTCAACATTCCACTGCTGTACTAAGAACAAAAAGGATGCGTGCTCACAGGGCTTATGCACATGTCATCTGTAAAGTTGTTGGTTGGGACATTGATCAGTTGCCAGCTATTGTGTTGAAGGACTTGGATTCCTCCTTGGCAGCTTCAAAGAAGCTATTG GCTGAACCCCAGAAACCTGCTGTGAGTGTTATTGATGATTCATGT GGTGTACCTGATGAAAATCCTGCTGATCATTAG
- the LOC130748887 gene encoding uncharacterized protein LOC130748887 isoform X1, with translation MKPTETEDNANGEKVVSLKTDDDPVVTADHAESYHQNVSELQSSMKEGDTPDEKVLVLSSENGGEIVEVSHESPVSDAKWVCKSPSGCVSSTDSGWPSFVTKSSSQPYSLSEEEQAKVAALNLQHKALEACQKFLGGWACSDSEDDGNEDEDEDFDSEECEEYKFFERVFAEDVELRKYYENHHKDGDFYCLVCGGVGKKVWKRFKDSAALIQHSTAVLRTKRMRAHRAYAHVICKVVGWDIDQVPAIVLKDLDSSLAASRKLLAEPQKPAVSGIDDKCASRESPVSDAEWVCQSPSGCSGWPVTKSSSQPYSLSAEEQAKVAALNLQHRALEACQKFLGGYAGSDSDEDDNEDEDEDEDKDYDSEECEEYKFFERVFAEDVELRKYYENHHKDGDFYCLVCGGVGKKVWKRFKDSAALIQHSTAVLRTKRMRAHRAYAHVICKVVGWDIDQLPAIVLKDLDSSLAASKKLLAEPQKPAVSVIDDSCGVPDENPADH, from the exons ATGAAGCCAACCGAGACAGAG GACAATGCTAATGGTGAAAAAGTTGTTTCCCTTAAAACCGATGATGACCCAGTTGTAACTGCAGATCATGCTGAAAGCTATCATCAGAATGTTAGTGAG CTGCAGAGTTCTATGAAGGAAGGTGATACTCCAGATGAGAAAGTGTTGGTCCTGAGTtcagaaaatggaggagaaataGTTGAG GTATCTCATGAATCCCCGGTTTCTGATGCTAAATGGGTTTGCAAAAGCCCCAGTGGTTGTGTCTCGTCTACAGATTCAGGATGGCCTTCCTTCGTAACTAAATCCTCTTCTCAGCCTTATTCTCTTTCAGAAGAAGAGCAAGCAAAGGTTGCGGCTCTGAATTTGCAGCATAAAGCATTAGAAGCTTGCCAAAAGTTTCTAGGCGGATGGGCTTGTTCTGACAGTGAAGATGATGGcaatgaggatgaggatgaggatttTGATTCGGAAGAATGTGAGGAGTATAAGTTCTTTGAAAGAGTGTTTGCGGAAGATGTTGAGTTAAGGAAATATTACGAGAACCATCATAAAGATGGGGATTTTTATTGTttggtttgtggtggtgttgggAAGAAGGTGTGGAAGAGGTTTAAGGATTCTGCTGCGCTAATTCAACATTCCACTGCTGTACTAAGAACAAAAAGGATGCGTGCTCACAGGGCTTATGCACATGTCATCTGTAAAGTTGTTGGTTGGGACATTGATCAGGTGCCAGCTATTGTGTTGAAGGACTTGGATTCCTCCTTGGCTGCTTCAAGGAAGCTATTG GCTGAACCCCAGAAACCTGCTGTGAGTGGTATTGATGACAAATGT GCATCTCGTGAATCTCCGGTTTCTGATGCTGAATGGGTTTGCCAAAGCCCCAGTGGTTGTTCAGGGTGGCCTGTCACTAAATCCTCTTCTCAGCCTTATTCTCTTTCAGCAGAAGAGCAAGCGAAGGTTGCAGCTCTGAATTTGCAGCATAGAGCATTAGAAGCTTGCCAAAAGTTCCTCGGCGGGTATGCTGGTTCTGACAGTGATGAAGATGAcaatgaggatgaggatgaggatgaggataaGGATTATGATTCTGAAGAATGTGAGGAGTATAAGTTCTTTGAAAGAGTGTTTGCGGAAGATGTTGAGTTAAGGAAATATTACGAGAACCATCATAAAGATGGGGATTTTTATTGTttggtttgtggtggtgttgggAAGAAGGTGTGGAAGAGGTTTAAGGATTCTGCTGCGCTAATTCAACATTCCACTGCTGTACTAAGAACAAAAAGGATGCGTGCTCACAGGGCTTATGCACATGTCATCTGTAAAGTTGTTGGTTGGGACATTGATCAGTTGCCAGCTATTGTGTTGAAGGACTTGGATTCCTCCTTGGCAGCTTCAAAGAAGCTATTG GCTGAACCCCAGAAACCTGCTGTGAGTGTTATTGATGATTCATGT GGTGTACCTGATGAAAATCCTGCTGATCATTAG
- the LOC130743754 gene encoding late embryogenesis abundant protein D-34-like: MSQEQPRRGEREAIKYGDVFNVSGELASKPVMPRDAAMMQSAEDQVLGQIQKGGPAAVMESAAAKNERAGHVNHQAATKFARNQGVYVSQTDNGVTETLGGQVLGQFVKDEDVVKGTMGGEVVGSGVNELGADYFASVQAPKVRAIEDYDFISNQQDTALNPRFSDNQDKNIDFNVSKDENPKIINSVPGGMGASMATVDQFKKNK; this comes from the exons ATGAGCCAGGAGCAACCACGAAGAGGTGAGCGTGAAGCGATCAAGTATGGTGACGTGTTTAACGTGTCTGGAGAGTTAGCATCAAAACCAGTAATGCCAAGAGACGCTGCCATGATGCAATCCGCGGAGGACCAAGTACTGGGTCAGATTCAAAAAGGTGGTCCTGCCGCAGTGATGGAATCCGCCGCTGCAAAAAACGAGAGAGCTGGTCATGTGAACCACCAGGCCGCAACAAAATTCGCAAGAAACCAAGGCGTTTATGTGTCGCAGACAGACAATGGGGTCACTGAGACCCTAGGTGGACAG GTTCTAGGGCAGTTTGTGAAAGATGAAGACGTGGTCAAGGGGACCATGGGTGGCGAGGTCGTTGGATCTGGAGTGAATGAATTAGGTGCTGATTACTTTGCCTCTGTGCAAGCTCCTAAAGTTAGAGCAATCGAAGACTATGATTTCATAAGTAACCAACAGGATACTGCTCTAAACCCTCGGTTTTCCGACAATCAAGATAAGAACATCGACTTTAATGTTTCAAAG gatgaaaaccctaaaattatAAATAGCGTACCTGGAGGCATGGGAGCATCCATGGCGACCGTAGAtcaatttaagaaaaataaatga
- the LOC130743755 gene encoding uncharacterized protein LOC130743755 has protein sequence MEVDSEGMENTVAGTRPIEKPPEETPRKATFKEKVLGAPPKGPKEIRNLVKDGVMKREQYGGSRLFPNFDSADESIYQQICKPWEHCLVVKLLGKRIGYGILCEKLKAMWKPAGGFVVRDIHHGYFLVKFDLDDDRMKAMARAPWMIFDHYLSVKPWNPEFVAANSKINTTMLWIRIPGLGFQFYDESILMTLASGVGEPIRVDTNTVDMQRGKFARVCVEIDLDQPVIGMVGLRGTWYNVEYEGLHLLCSHCGCYGHLARNCTNPQQRAPPAPINMPAPITTPEKETSAAAEQGQGESQASAEPVTQGGIIAPGDTVMNAGANHQPSIKPLPCPPTAHGDWLVVDKRRKNSKKQNKEPSMRGKSSNSKETMKDAVIPKLVETNSLVFNAGVNTGQGNKAAMIKNGKKRVRRDPSTSGESGRVKGIPPGKVTSATSTISTPLPGSSSVTQKHGTNTITVLADGTRSILPLQHQGGSRYRLLDSEKQGQQSTIVQGQYSGVPPGQQRT, from the coding sequence ATGGAAGTTGACAGTGAGGGCATGGAAAATACAGTGGCTGGCACACGTCCGATTGAGAAGCCGCCGGAGGAGACACCAAGGAAAGCCACTTTCAAGGAGAAAGTACTTGGAGCGCCGCCTAAGGGGCCCAAGGAGATTCGTAACCTTGTTAAAGATGGTGTCATGAAACGGGAGCAGTATGGTGGCAGTCGGCTGTTTCCAAACTTTGATTCCGCTGATGAGTCAATTTACCAGCAGATCTGCAAGCCGTGGGAGCACTGCTTGGTGGTGAAGCTACTGGGAAAGCGTATTGGATATGGAATTCTATGTGAGAAACTGAAGGCGATGTGGAAGCCGGCAGGTGGCTTCGTGGTCAGGGATATACACCATGGATATTTCCTGGTAAAATTTGACTTAGATGATGACAGGATGAAGGCAATGGCAAGAGCGCCATGGATGATATTTGATCATTACTTGTCCGTCAAGCCTTGGAATCCAGAGTTCGTTGCAGCAAACTCGAAGATCAACACAACAATGCTGTGGATTCGGATCCCAGGACTAGGTTTCCAATTCTATGATGAGAGTATCCTAATGACACTAGCCTCCGGAGTTGGTGAGCCAATTAGAGTTGATACAAATACAGTGGATATGCAGCGGGGCAAATTCGCCAGAGTTTGTGTCGAGATCGACCTGGATCAGCCCGTTATTGGCATGGTGGGACTGAGAGGCACCTGGTATAACGTGGAGTATGAAGGGCTCCACTTGCTGTGTTCCCACTGTGGGTGCTACGGTCACCTTGCAAGGAACTGTACTAATCCACAACAGAGGGCACCTCCGGCACCAATCAACATGCCAGCACCGATCACCACGCCTGAGAAGGAGACCTCAGCGGCGGCGGAGCAAGGACAGGGAGAGTCTCAGGCGAGTGCAGAACCAGTAACGCAGGGTGGAATAATTGCACCGGGGGACACGGTAATGAATGCGGGAGCTAATCATCAGCCTTCAATTAAGCCGTTACCATGTCCACCAACGGCGCATGGTGATTGGCTGGTAGTGGATAAGAGAaggaaaaattcaaaaaaacagAATAAAGAGCCCTCAATGCGTGGAAAGTCTAGTAACAGCAAGGAAACCATGAAAGACGCCGTTATTCCAAAACTGGTGGAGACAAATTCTTTGGTCTTCAATGCTGGCGTTAATACGGGACAAGGCAATAAAGCAGCAATGattaaaaatggaaaaaagagaGTGCGAAGGGACCCATCAACCAGTGGAGAATCTGGACGAGTCAAAGGAATTCCTCCAGGGAAAGTGACATCAGCCACGTCAACTATTTCCACGCCACTGCCAGGATCTAGCTCCGTGACACAGAAGCATGGAACGAATACCATCACCGTCCTTGCAGATGGTACTCGCTCGATTCTACCCTTACAACATCAGGGAGGTAGTCGTTACAGGCTCTTGGATAGTGAGAAGCAAGGGCAACAATCTACTATTGTTCAAGGGCAATACAGTGGAGTGCCTCCAGGGCAACAAAGAACGTGA